The Erythrobacter sp. genome segment CCGCTGCGAGAGGTCGCCGGTCGCCCCGAACAGGATCAGCGTATCGGCCTTGGTCTGCATGGAAGTTATCTCGATTCCTCTGGTCTGCACCAACATTTTGCAGTGCAACATAAACCTGTCTGCGGCGCAAGCCTCACGCCATTTCGCGCACGTCCACGCTGCTGCCGTCGAACCGGGCGAAGCCGAAACTGGTCATGAAGCTGACATCCGCCGCATCGCGCCCGATGCCGATTTTCACCGTCGTGGCCGGATCGGCCATGCCGGTGGGATCGACGATTTGCCATGATCCACCGCCGGGCATTTGCGGATCCGCCAGGAACACCTCGGCGACCGCGTGGAAATCCTGCGGCGTTACGCCGGGTGCATAGCAACTGACGTAGCGCGCCGGGATGGTGGAAGCGCGGGCGAAACAGATCATCACATGGGCAAAATCGCGACACACCCCGCGCCGTTCCACGAAAGTTTCGAGAGCGGTGGTGCTCGCATCCGAAGCGCCTGGCGTATAGGTGAAATTCTCGGCGATCCAGTCGCGCATGGCGACCACCTTTGCGCCGCCCGCATGATTGCCGAAAGTGTCCGCCACGAAGTTCTGCATACGGTCGGCCTGGCAGTAGCGCGAATCGAATACGTATTCGACTGCCTCCCCCGGCAGGTCGTGCGGATCGAGCTGGGCGAGGCTGCCGAGATCGTGGACCTGCCGCTTGACGTCCACTTTCGCTGTGTAATCGACGCGGTAATCCCCCGTCGCCCGCACCCACAGCCGCTCCCCGATCCGCGCCTGCGCGGGAATGCTGGCAAGGTGCAGCGCCTTGGTCAGCCAGGTATCGTGTTCGAGGATGACCTGTTCGGGAATGGCCGCAGCCTGGAACTGCAACAGCAGATCGGTCGGCTGGTCGATATGAAAAGAGAAGCTGCTGGTGATTTCGATGGTCATGGAACGCTCAACGGCTGGCGAACCGGCGGGTTTCGCGGGGGGATCATTCGCCGAATAAATGCGCCACCACTTCGCGCCGGTGGGCGGCACGGCGGTGTTCGGCAAGGTATAGCCCCTGCCACGTACCCAGCGCCATAAGGCCGGCAGTAACGGGAATCGAGAGCGATGTGCCGGTCAGCATCGTGCGGATGTGCGCGGGCATGTCGTCCGGGCCTTCACTGTCGTGCTCGTACCCCTCTCCTTCGGGAACTGTTCGCGCCAGCCAGCGCAGCAAGTCGCGCTGCACCGCGGGCGCAGCGTTCTCGTTGATGAGCAGGCTGGCGGATGTGTGGCGGCAAAAGAGGGTGAGGAGGCCGGTGGCGATCCCGGTGCCAGCCAGCCAGTCGCTCACCTCGCCGGTGAATTCGTACAGCGCCTGTCCACGGGTGTTCAGCGTGAAAGTGGTTTGCCGTTGCTGCATCGCCTGAAGCTAGCACGCACTGGGGCGGCGAAACAGGCCCGGTGAAACAGGCCCGGTGAAACAGGGCGGTGAAACAGGGCTTGTGCATGAGCGCCCAGCGACTAGTCTCGCCTGCAACGACAGGGAGTTAATCCGAATGACACGCCTGAAAGCGGCTATCCTCGCCGCCAGCGCGCTCGGCGCGATTGCGGCTGCGCCTGCTGCCGCGCAAGACCAGCCCATCGCCTTTACCGGCGCGACCATCCACACGATGTCCGGCACCGGTGGCACCGGCACGATCGAAGGGGCCACGCTAGTGGTGCAGGGCGGGCGGATCATTGCCGTGGGGGCGAATGTCGCCATCCCCGCAAATGCCGAGGTGCGCGATGCCAGTGGCATGGTCATCATGCCCGGTATCGTCGATACCCATTCGCATATCGGGCAGGTTTCCGGGGCGGACAGTTCGGGCGCGATCCAGCCCGATGTGCGCGCGCTCGATTCGATCAACGTGCGCCACAGCTCGATTGCCCGCGCCCGCTCGGGCGGTGTGACGACGGCGAATATCATGCCCGGCTCCGGCTATCTGATGAGCGGCCAGACCTTCTATATGCACCTGGTGGATGCCAACCGGATCGAGGATTACGCCTTCCTGGATGAAGACGGTGACATGATCGGCGGAATGAAAATGGCCAACGGCACCAATCCCCTGCGCGAGACGCCCGGTTTCCCTGGCACCCGCGCGCGGTCGGCGGCGATGGTGCGTTCGCACTTCGTGGCGGCGCAGGAATATTGCGGCGGCGAGCGTTCGCCGCGCGACATCGGCATGGACGCCATGTGCGAAGTGCTCGAAGGCGAACGGCTGGTCCATTTCCACACCCACCGTTCGGACGACATCATGACCGCGTTGCGCCTGCGCCGCGAATTCGGCTTCGAGATGCTGCTCCAGCACGGGATTGAAAGCGCGCGGGTGGCGCAGGAAATCGCTGCCGAAGGCGTGCCCGT includes the following:
- a CDS encoding amidohydrolase family protein, whose amino-acid sequence is MTRLKAAILAASALGAIAAAPAAAQDQPIAFTGATIHTMSGTGGTGTIEGATLVVQGGRIIAVGANVAIPANAEVRDASGMVIMPGIVDTHSHIGQVSGADSSGAIQPDVRALDSINVRHSSIARARSGGVTTANIMPGSGYLMSGQTFYMHLVDANRIEDYAFLDEDGDMIGGMKMANGTNPLRETPGFPGTRARSAAMVRSHFVAAQEYCGGERSPRDIGMDAMCEVLEGERLVHFHTHRSDDIMTALRLRREFGFEMLLQHGIESARVAQEIAAEGVPVSAILVDSPGGKLEAVEANLETAATLEAAGVFLSLHSDDNIIDSRLMFRQAGLAVRGGMSRDGALRALTINGAVQLGLEDRVGSLEEGKYADFLILTGDPLSVYTDIAETWVLGELLYDADDPEDLVHATGGFGAGNPQTNTHVLEREAHMQEDVH
- a CDS encoding transglutaminase family protein, with the translated sequence MTIEITSSFSFHIDQPTDLLLQFQAAAIPEQVILEHDTWLTKALHLASIPAQARIGERLWVRATGDYRVDYTAKVDVKRQVHDLGSLAQLDPHDLPGEAVEYVFDSRYCQADRMQNFVADTFGNHAGGAKVVAMRDWIAENFTYTPGASDASTTALETFVERRGVCRDFAHVMICFARASTIPARYVSCYAPGVTPQDFHAVAEVFLADPQMPGGGSWQIVDPTGMADPATTVKIGIGRDAADVSFMTSFGFARFDGSSVDVREMA
- a CDS encoding YjbQ family protein, giving the protein MQQRQTTFTLNTRGQALYEFTGEVSDWLAGTGIATGLLTLFCRHTSASLLINENAAPAVQRDLLRWLARTVPEGEGYEHDSEGPDDMPAHIRTMLTGTSLSIPVTAGLMALGTWQGLYLAEHRRAAHRREVVAHLFGE